The sequence below is a genomic window from Ipomoea triloba cultivar NCNSP0323 chromosome 2, ASM357664v1.
atccaaacataataatatacaaaattgttTAAGACTGCGAATTGGATTCCAAAATCACATTTTCTTGACATTGATattgcctaatattcttattaattatttccaacctaattttttcaatttctagccgaaattaatgtaccaaaatatttattatgtattaacataattgcctaatattcttattttatatttaaggtataatattattagtacaaaaatagatTATCATTCCCTTCTTTTGAGTAACTGatatttttatggttttttttaacacttgacattataaagtataattgattttgtactaatattttattatgataattctcatcacctactcccatgtgatttttatgataatctatatacatatttttatacttaaggtataatattattggcacaaaataaattatagttatctttttttaggtgcaaatacttaacttaataattaaatattaatataattgcctaatttttatttattgtaatcattatggtaATCCTCATTCCCTTCTTCCGTGTGActatttaagtaatatatatagaagtataatattattataattgtaactaaagaataattgaataattttttcggcATTAATGTACTATAACTATTCAGccttattttttatatatatataattttcctaatataatttgtatctaattgattttgatactaatatataaatcattacatttcaagatttttttttccttaccataattcatcatttttcattgtatCTCTTGCTTTTTTCAGCCACATAATTAAAACTCTACCCATAATGGTTCTCACTTTCGTTTTACTCAATGAAATAAATGCTTAAAGTACTGCTTAGACAATTAGGGTACGATTGATTCGATTGTACGGGGTGTTAGGGTTAAAATATTGagatattttcttttttgttttgttttttttttttttgtcaaaaacaATTTTAGTGAGctgttgtaaatatatatatatatatatatatatatatatatatatatatatatatatatatttggtatattacattggactttctatttattcatttatttattgtattttatttatttatttacttagatgactaaaataatagcaatgattatcttttacatgtatctatattaaatgacatgtatacaATTTCTGTGGACTATGCATATTACtggcatattttatgtatgtgtaatttgcataattatgtttatattctaggcacatttgatttatttaaattcaaattttttaaaatcacgtgttgtatctaataacataatattttataatatatttttttggtaaaatattgtgacaatcaatatatacaagcaattcaatatttcaagagaataagtattatattgagtgacatttttacactaatcacataataaaataattgtacacgttcaatattagaatttttttactattctatctttaattttattatctaaatataaaatttaaaatatttatccgtgcatcgcacgggtaattgagcaattatttgcttgaattcaaggaaagataacattagaaaacataatcaatccaaccattttcatcatttgcactatataatattgatgttataatttatataattatatatcgatctaaatattctcaaaacattataacaacaacaatgggcatTTCGACTTTATATATTCTACTTATTTCCTCTCAATTCCCCTGTATACCAAATATTGGAATTAAAATtctcagtaattttattcctgcgaACCAAACACGGGAATTTAAACTCGCACTTTATTCCTgcattattcttttcttatgaaattgcaattctttttccATCTAATTCCTTCCCTCTAACCAAACGCCCCATTAGAATTTAGAAGATCCTACTTAAATCCGTGTAAGGAGCTAGTTACCTTATAACTCGTACTGCTTTACTATTGTATTTGTCTATTTGAGGAAGTAATTTTATACTGTATATAGTTTAAGAAAGACAATTAGGGCTAGATCTTAGAGATTTGAGGAATATATCTTGTTTCCTTTGATAGGCCAAGCGCAGTGTAAATGCTCCCTCTGAGGGTGTAAAGCGTATTCGAGTTTTTATGTAAATCAAAATACTATTTGTGGATTTTACAAAATCTGAGGGTGCTTGTTTCCTTTGACTACCCAAGAGTTGTAAAatcaacaaataatattttgatttacaTAAAAACTCAGTAGTCTAAAGGTGCACATCAGGTGAACTCTGCCTTGTAACTTAGccaaaaaatgattattaacggataaattaaactaatttaatattaactCACTGTTAATAACTTGGTTGATGTTGTTCCTATTAATTAGTGTATTTGAACCTAGCTTGTCCATATTTCATAGGTTTGCAGTGCGGTTTcatgaacatatataaaataatgaaataaatgtgTGCATGTTGTCCACCAACATTACATTATATATCATGCATGGTCagatttaatttgtttgcaATATGTTATATCTTCGGTGGTctcaaattttcttttatttaaaaaaaaaaattaaatagaactCGCATAACACTATAACGTAAAACTTACAAGAAAAGTGACCAAATGAACCCAACAAGAACATCGGCAATCAGTGGATCGGACAAACCCCTCCAGGGACTATGTAGTACTCCAATCTGCATAACAGATATCCTCCAAGTTTATAAATGTAATTTAGTGTACAAATCTAGTCCCGTTTGTTGCGCCAGTGAATAggatatttttttataagaaaataattaaagttgtTAATTCGCTACTAGTTATAGCTTTCCTCGGGTAGCTCCACCTATACGTATAGTACATTAAACACTCGTCCACACGGGTAGCTCAATTGATTCCTGGACTATTGTAAATATGGAGCAAGGACATAAGATCACAACCATATGGGAGTTATACATAATGTGGTGGGTTCCTTGTGAGCACCAATCCTTTCACCTAATGAGTTGCTATGTCACCGTGGGCaagtaaatttatttatatatatatatatatatatagtacaaatagtattttttgaaaaaatattttattgaaaaaaatttaaaatgtaaagaATATTCCATCTCATAAAAGTCCAACCTCCCAAATGTGCACAATGCCAAGTAAATTTGGGGGgtgacatgcatgcatgcatggcatATATAACTCATTAATTAGCGGGGACACATGAACATCTCCAGCAGAGTTACTTGGCCATCAATCAATCGAGGAAAACTATGGCTACCCAAACAAATCCTAAGCTTCCCATCATAGAATTCACAGACGAAAACATGAGGGTGGGCACTGCCTCATGGCGAACAACCTCGTACGAGGTACGACGTGGGTTGGAAGAGTACGGCTGTTTCGCCGCCGTATATGACAAAGTCTCGTGGGAGCTCCGCGACGCCATGTTCAAACATTGTAAACACCTGTTTGAACTGCCCTTGGAAACTAAGCTCCGAAACACCTGCGATGTCTATGGGTTTGGCTATGCTGGCAACTTCGCCACCATGCCATTAGCCGAGTATTTTGGCATTAAAGATGGAGTCACGCCTGAATCCACCATCAATTTCTCCAAACAGATGTGGCCCGATGCAGATAATACCCATAATTTCTGGTAGGTTAGTTggttttaactaaaaatttaaattgactAGAGACAAAATACTGAAATTGGTCCGCCCAACAAATTTTAACTACCTATAATAGTTTTTGCTATTGTTGGATCAAGTGATTATTGCTActccaaaagttatagctataGCTATAGTTTGTAGAgaagacacaactttatttccttagtTTATAGACATCTACAGGCAAGGTACTGGACTTGACTACCCTTCACTAGCTTCTGCCCATCAACAAGACTTCGTCCTTCATCCGTCTTCACCCACCTTCACATTTTTGAGAGGCAGCATGGTGCTGGACTTAGCATTTCATCAGCTCTACCCAACAATTCTCTAACAACCAATTGATGGACTTAACCTTTCACCGACTTCCGCTCAACAATTCCGATCCCTAACCATCAATTATTGAATTTGGGCCATTGTTTGACGCTTTACCGGCTTCTACCTAACACTAAGATTTGTTACTAACCATGTTactgtttaattaattaatgcagTGAAGATACAAGCTCATACTCGAAGCTGGTATCGCAGTTGGATCAAGTGGTGATGCGAATGGTACTAGAGAGCTATGGATTAGACAAGTACTATGATCCTTTGATCCAATCATCGTCCTACCTCCTGCGATTCATTAAGTATCGAACGCCAAAATGGAATGAAACTAAGACGGGCCATCTACCCCACAGAGACAAATCCTTGATGGGCATCGTGGATACAAATCAAGTCGGAGGTTTAGAGATGGAGACAAGAGATGGTAAGTGGATAACCTTCCAGCCCTCCTCATCTAAGACAATCGTCTTCATCGCCGGCGAGCCCTTCATGGTACGTAAGCACCTACTGTTTCGATCTTCCTCTCATCTTGTCATAAGACTTTTAAAACTTTGAGATATTAGACTTATAAGGTGTACAAaactaaaatatttgaaattcgACTTATAAGGTGTagaaaactaaaatttttaataacattctattatttcaattttaataaactgaCGCACAATTAACGGTGAGAGTATAataatgtgtatgtgtatagGCATGGAGCAATGGGAGGATATATGCGCCAATGCATAGAGTGATGATGAAAGGGAGTGAAGATAAGTACTCAGTGGCACTGTTCTCATTCCTGCGAGGAACAGTGGAGATACCAGAGGAGCTGGTGGACGACGACAACCCCTTGAAGTTTAAGCCATTTGATAACTTTGAGTTTCTCAGGT
It includes:
- the LOC116011361 gene encoding 2-oxoglutarate-dependent dioxygenase AOP3-like; this encodes MATQTNPKLPIIEFTDENMRVGTASWRTTSYEVRRGLEEYGCFAAVYDKVSWELRDAMFKHCKHLFELPLETKLRNTCDVYGFGYAGNFATMPLAEYFGIKDGVTPESTINFSKQMWPDADNTHNFCEDTSSYSKLVSQLDQVVMRMVLESYGLDKYYDPLIQSSSYLLRFIKYRTPKWNETKTGHLPHRDKSLMGIVDTNQVGGLEMETRDGKWITFQPSSSKTIVFIAGEPFMAWSNGRIYAPMHRVMMKGSEDKYSVALFSFLRGTVEIPEELVDDDNPLKFKPFDNFEFLRFCANGGWKEASPINAFCGV